The following proteins are co-located in the uncultured Tolumonas sp. genome:
- the secE gene encoding preprotein translocase subunit SecE: MSVNVESQNRNKGKNIALWGLVFILLAATVVGNSVFAEKSLFIRVVAVVIAFAAAAVTALQTLQGKALLTFSRESIKEVRKVVWPTRQETIQTTLIIFAFTVVMGLFLFLIDGALIWLVELITGMKG; the protein is encoded by the coding sequence ATGAGTGTGAATGTTGAAAGCCAGAACCGCAACAAAGGAAAAAACATCGCATTGTGGGGGCTGGTCTTCATTCTTCTGGCGGCTACGGTGGTTGGTAATTCAGTTTTTGCTGAAAAATCATTATTTATTCGTGTTGTCGCAGTTGTTATTGCTTTTGCAGCTGCTGCCGTCACGGCATTGCAGACTCTTCAGGGTAAAGCTTTACTGACTTTTAGCCGGGAATCCATCAAGGAAGTCCGGAAAGTGGTATGGCCTACTCGCCAGGAAACCATTCAAACAACCCTGATTATTTTTGCATTCACCGTTGTTATGGGCCTATTCTTATTTTTAATAGATGGTGCTCTGATCTGGCTAGTTGAGTTGATCACCGGAATGAAGGGTTAA
- the nusG gene encoding transcription termination/antitermination protein NusG encodes MSEQRMRWYVVQAFSGFEGRVAKSLKEHIKMHAMEDQFGEILVPTEEIVEMRAGQKRKSERKFFPGYVLVQMIMNDASWHLVRNVPRVMGFIGGTSDRPAPITDKEADAILNRLQESVDKPKHKTLFEPGEVIRVSDGPFADFNGTVEEVDYDKSRMKVSVLIFGRATPVELDFSQVEKV; translated from the coding sequence ATGTCAGAACAACGCATGAGATGGTATGTGGTACAAGCCTTTTCCGGTTTTGAAGGCCGTGTCGCCAAATCATTAAAAGAACATATCAAAATGCACGCAATGGAAGACCAGTTTGGCGAAATTCTGGTTCCGACAGAAGAAATAGTAGAAATGCGTGCTGGTCAAAAACGTAAAAGTGAACGCAAATTTTTCCCAGGTTATGTATTAGTGCAAATGATCATGAACGATGCATCATGGCATTTAGTACGTAACGTACCGCGTGTAATGGGGTTCATCGGCGGCACGTCTGATCGTCCAGCACCTATTACCGATAAAGAAGCCGATGCTATTCTGAATCGTCTGCAAGAGTCTGTGGATAAACCAAAACACAAAACTCTGTTCGAACCTGGCGAAGTCATCCGTGTATCTGATGGTCCTTTTGCTGACTTCAACGGTACAGTGGAAGAAGTTGACTACGATAAGAGCCGCATGAAGGTTTCTGTGTTGATCTTCGGTCGTGCTACACCGGTTGAACTGGATTTCAGTCAAGTCGAAAAAGTTTAA
- the rplJ gene encoding 50S ribosomal protein L10 yields the protein MALGLEDKKAIVAEVSEAAKGALSAVAADSRGVTVAKMTALRQSAREAGVYLRVVRNTLLTRAVEGTDFACMNDVFVGPTLIAFSNEHPGAAARLFKEFAKGNDKFSIKGGAFQGEFIPAAQIDRLATLPTYEEAIAKLMATMKEASAGKLVRTLAALRDKKEAEAA from the coding sequence ATGGCATTAGGACTCGAAGACAAAAAAGCGATTGTCGCTGAAGTCAGCGAAGCTGCCAAAGGCGCACTGTCTGCTGTTGCAGCCGATTCACGCGGCGTAACCGTAGCCAAGATGACCGCTCTGCGTCAGTCTGCTCGTGAAGCAGGCGTTTACTTGCGTGTTGTTCGTAACACTCTGCTGACTCGTGCAGTAGAAGGTACTGACTTCGCTTGTATGAACGACGTATTTGTTGGTCCGACCCTGATCGCTTTCTCTAACGAACATCCGGGCGCTGCTGCTCGTCTGTTCAAAGAGTTCGCTAAAGGGAACGATAAGTTCTCTATCAAGGGTGGTGCGTTCCAGGGTGAATTCATCCCTGCAGCTCAAATTGATCGTCTGGCAACTCTGCCTACATACGAAGAAGCAATTGCGAAACTGATGGCTACTATGAAAGAAGCTTCAGCTGGCAAGCTGGTTCGTACTCTGGCAGCTCTGCGCGACAAGAAAGAAGCCGAAGCGGCTTAA
- the rpoB gene encoding DNA-directed RNA polymerase subunit beta, translating into MVNSYTEKKRIRKDFGKRDQVLETPYLLSIQLDSFKQFLDADPEGAYGLEAAFRSVFPITSYSGTAELQYVSYRLGEPVFDVKECQIRGVTYSAPLRVKLRLVLFDREAAAGTVKEIKEQEVYMGEIPLMTDNGTFVINGTERVIVSQLHRSPGVFFDHDKGKTHSSGKVLYNARVIPYRGSWLDFEFDAKDNLFVRIDRRRKLPATIILRALEFTTEQILATFFETIKFEIKDGKVMMELVPERLRGETATFDILAGSDVVVEKGRRITARHIRQLEKANVTQIEVPVEYVVGKISAKDYVNPQTGEVLINANTALSLEAIANLSVAGFKQFEILFTNELDHGSYISETLRIDSSTNRLEALVEIYRMMRPGEPPTKDAAEQLFENLFFSADRYDLSTVGRMKFNSRLARPEHIGSGILSEDDIVDVMKQLIAIRNGKDDVDDIDHLGNRRIRSVGEMAENQFRVGLVRVERAVKERLSLGDLDAVQPQDLINAKPISAAVKEFFGSSQLSQFMDQNNPLSEITHKRRISALGPGGLTRERAGFEVRDVHPTHYGRLCPIETPEGPNIGLINSLAVYSRTNEYGFLETPYRKVIDGVITDEVDYLSAIEEGNFVIAQANANVDANGSLKDELIPCRHKGESTFMNAEQIQYMDVSPQQVVSVAASLIPFLEHDDANRALMGSNMQRQAVPTLRADKPLVGTGMERAVAVDSGVTVVARRGGFIDYVDASRIVVKVNEDELLPGEAGIDIYNLTKYTRSNQNTCINQRPCVSVGEPVMLGDVLADGPSTDLGELALGQNMRVAFMPWNGYNFEDSILVSERVVQEDRLTTIHIQELSCIARDTKLGSEEITADIPNVGEAALSKLDESGIVYVGAEVKGGDILVGKVTPKGETQLTPEEKLLRAIFGEKASDVKDSSLRVPNGVYGTVIDVQVFTRDGVEKDKRAKEVEDMQLRDAKKDLTEEFKIFEDGIFGRARSLLVAAGFSEEKLSKLDRKKLLEQSLDDEAKQVELEQIAEQYAALKEEFDRKFEAKRQKIIQGDDLAPGVLKIVKVYLAVKRRIQPGDKMAGRHGNKGVISKICPVEDMPYDDEGNPVDIVLNPLGVPSRMNIGQILEVHLGLAAKGIGEKINRMVKEQRELAELREFLQRVYDLGGSDQQQIDIATLNDAEVRTLVQNLRKGLPVATPVFDGAKESEIKQLLKLADKPESGQITLFDGRTGMPFERAVTVGYMYMLKLNHLVDDKMHARSTGSYSLVTQQPLGGKAQFGGQRFGEMEVWALEAYGAAYTLQEMLTVKSDDVNGRTKMYKNIVDGDHRMEPGIPESFNVLLKEIRSLGINIELEEE; encoded by the coding sequence ATGGTTAACTCTTATACCGAAAAAAAACGCATTCGTAAGGACTTCGGTAAGCGTGATCAGGTACTGGAAACGCCTTATCTCTTGTCCATTCAACTGGACTCCTTCAAACAATTCCTTGATGCCGACCCAGAAGGGGCATACGGGCTTGAGGCTGCATTCCGCAGCGTATTCCCCATTACCAGTTATTCTGGTACTGCGGAGCTGCAATATGTCAGCTATCGCTTGGGAGAACCGGTCTTTGACGTAAAAGAGTGTCAAATCCGTGGCGTCACCTATTCAGCTCCATTGCGCGTGAAGCTGCGCTTAGTGCTGTTTGATAGAGAAGCTGCGGCAGGCACTGTCAAAGAAATTAAAGAACAAGAAGTGTATATGGGCGAAATCCCGCTGATGACTGATAACGGTACCTTTGTCATCAATGGTACAGAGCGTGTTATCGTTTCCCAGCTGCATCGTAGTCCTGGCGTGTTCTTTGATCACGATAAGGGTAAAACCCACTCTTCAGGTAAGGTTCTGTATAACGCTCGCGTTATTCCTTACCGTGGTTCTTGGTTGGACTTTGAGTTCGATGCCAAGGATAACCTGTTTGTGCGTATCGACCGTCGTCGTAAATTACCTGCGACTATCATCTTACGTGCACTGGAATTCACGACCGAACAGATCCTGGCGACCTTCTTTGAAACAATTAAATTTGAAATCAAAGATGGCAAAGTGATGATGGAGCTGGTGCCGGAGCGTCTGCGTGGTGAAACCGCGACCTTCGATATCCTTGCTGGCAGCGATGTGGTGGTTGAAAAAGGCCGTCGTATTACTGCACGTCACATTCGTCAGTTAGAAAAAGCTAACGTTACTCAAATCGAAGTTCCAGTTGAGTATGTTGTTGGCAAGATTTCTGCTAAAGATTATGTGAATCCACAAACTGGTGAAGTCCTGATCAATGCCAACACCGCATTGAGTCTGGAAGCTATTGCGAATCTGTCAGTCGCTGGCTTTAAACAGTTTGAAATCCTGTTCACTAATGAACTGGATCACGGCTCATATATTTCTGAAACATTACGTATTGATTCAAGCACTAATCGTCTGGAAGCACTGGTAGAAATCTACCGTATGATGCGCCCAGGTGAGCCGCCAACGAAAGATGCAGCAGAACAGCTATTTGAAAACCTGTTCTTCTCAGCAGATCGTTATGATCTGTCGACTGTTGGTCGTATGAAATTCAACAGCCGACTGGCTCGTCCAGAACATATTGGTTCAGGCATTCTGTCTGAAGACGATATCGTTGATGTGATGAAACAGTTGATTGCCATCCGTAATGGTAAAGACGACGTGGATGATATCGATCATCTGGGTAACCGTCGTATCCGTTCCGTGGGCGAAATGGCTGAAAACCAATTCCGTGTGGGTTTGGTGCGTGTTGAACGTGCAGTTAAAGAACGTCTGTCTTTAGGCGATCTGGATGCCGTGCAGCCACAAGATCTGATCAATGCGAAGCCAATTTCTGCAGCCGTGAAAGAATTCTTCGGTTCCAGCCAGCTGTCGCAGTTTATGGATCAGAACAACCCGTTGTCAGAAATTACGCACAAACGTCGTATTTCTGCGCTGGGCCCAGGTGGTTTGACCCGTGAACGTGCCGGCTTCGAAGTTCGAGACGTACATCCGACTCACTACGGTCGTTTGTGTCCAATCGAAACGCCTGAAGGTCCGAACATCGGTCTGATCAACTCACTGGCGGTATATTCTCGTACTAACGAGTATGGTTTCCTGGAAACCCCATATCGCAAAGTTATTGATGGCGTGATCACTGACGAAGTGGATTATCTGTCTGCGATTGAAGAAGGTAACTTCGTTATCGCGCAGGCCAATGCCAATGTAGACGCAAATGGCAGCCTGAAAGATGAATTGATCCCATGTCGCCATAAAGGTGAATCAACCTTTATGAATGCAGAACAGATCCAGTATATGGACGTTAGTCCACAGCAGGTAGTTTCTGTTGCAGCATCGCTGATCCCGTTCCTTGAACACGATGACGCGAACCGTGCATTGATGGGTTCAAACATGCAACGTCAAGCGGTACCAACTCTGCGTGCTGATAAGCCGCTGGTAGGTACTGGTATGGAACGTGCTGTGGCGGTTGACTCCGGCGTAACGGTAGTTGCTCGTCGTGGTGGTTTCATCGATTACGTTGATGCATCCCGTATTGTGGTTAAGGTTAATGAAGATGAGCTGTTACCAGGCGAAGCCGGTATCGACATCTATAACCTGACCAAATATACCCGTTCTAACCAGAACACCTGTATTAACCAACGTCCATGTGTGTCTGTTGGTGAGCCAGTGATGCTGGGTGACGTGTTGGCCGATGGTCCTTCCACTGATTTGGGTGAGTTGGCGCTGGGTCAAAACATGCGCGTCGCGTTCATGCCTTGGAACGGTTATAACTTCGAAGACTCGATTCTGGTCTCCGAGCGTGTGGTACAAGAAGACCGCCTGACGACGATTCATATTCAGGAGCTGTCTTGTATTGCGCGTGATACGAAATTAGGTTCAGAAGAAATCACCGCTGATATTCCAAACGTAGGCGAAGCTGCACTGTCCAAACTGGATGAGTCAGGTATCGTTTATGTTGGTGCTGAAGTGAAAGGCGGCGACATTCTGGTTGGTAAGGTAACGCCAAAAGGTGAAACCCAACTGACACCAGAAGAAAAACTGCTGCGCGCCATTTTTGGTGAAAAAGCGTCTGACGTAAAAGATTCTTCTCTGCGTGTGCCTAATGGTGTTTACGGTACTGTTATTGACGTGCAGGTCTTCACTCGTGATGGCGTAGAAAAAGATAAACGCGCTAAAGAAGTCGAAGACATGCAATTGCGTGATGCGAAGAAAGACCTGACCGAAGAGTTCAAAATTTTCGAAGATGGTATTTTTGGCCGCGCACGTTCATTACTGGTTGCTGCTGGTTTCAGCGAAGAAAAACTGTCTAAACTTGATCGTAAGAAGCTGCTGGAACAGTCGCTGGATGACGAAGCAAAACAAGTTGAACTGGAACAGATCGCTGAACAATATGCTGCGCTGAAAGAAGAGTTTGATCGTAAGTTCGAAGCTAAACGTCAGAAAATCATCCAAGGTGATGATTTGGCGCCAGGCGTGCTGAAGATCGTTAAAGTTTATCTGGCTGTGAAACGTCGTATTCAGCCTGGTGACAAGATGGCGGGTCGTCACGGTAACAAAGGGGTTATCTCCAAAATTTGTCCGGTTGAAGACATGCCATATGATGACGAAGGGAATCCAGTCGACATCGTACTGAACCCGTTGGGCGTACCATCGCGTATGAACATCGGTCAGATCTTGGAAGTTCACCTTGGTTTGGCTGCGAAAGGTATCGGCGAAAAAATTAATCGCATGGTCAAAGAACAGCGTGAACTGGCTGAATTGCGTGAGTTCTTGCAACGCGTCTATGATTTAGGTGGCAGCGATCAACAACAGATTGATATCGCGACACTGAATGATGCGGAAGTGCGGACTCTGGTTCAAAACCTGCGCAAAGGTTTACCGGTGGCAACGCCTGTGTTTGATGGCGCGAAAGAAAGCGAAATCAAACAGCTGCTGAAACTGGCAGATAAACCTGAATCAGGTCAGATCACCTTGTTTGATGGTCGTACCGGTATGCCGTTTGAGCGTGCAGTAACCGTGGGTTACATGTACATGCTGAAACTGAACCACTTGGTTGATGACAAAATGCATGCTCGTTCTACCGGTTCTTATAGCTTGGTTACTCAGCAACCGCTGGGTGGTAAAGCTCAGTTCGGTGGTCAGCGTTTCGGGGAAATGGAAGTATGGGCACTGGAAGCATACGGTGCTGCTTATACTCTGCAGGAAATGCTGACGGTTAAATCGGACGATGTGAACGGTCGTACTAAGATGTATAAAAACATCGTCGATGGCGATCATCGCATGGAACCAGGTATACCAGAATCCTTCAACGTATTGCTGAAGGAAATCCGCTCGTTGGGTATCAACATCGAGTTGGAAGAAGAGTAA
- the rplA gene encoding 50S ribosomal protein L1 produces MAKLTKRMRVIREKVDGTKEYNITEAVALLKELATAKFVESVDVAVNLGIDARKSDQNVRGATVLPNGTGRTVRVAVFTQGANAEAAKAAGADLVGMDDLAEQIKRGEMNFDVVIASPDAMRVVGQLGQILGPRGLMPNPKVGTVTPNVAEAVNNAKAGQVRYRNDKNGIIHSTIGKVDFTEAQLKENLEALLVALKKAKPSTSKGQFVKKVSLSTTMGAGLAVDQASLDTKAA; encoded by the coding sequence ATGGCTAAATTAACTAAACGCATGCGCGTAATTCGTGAAAAAGTTGATGGTACCAAAGAGTACAACATCACTGAAGCCGTTGCTTTATTGAAAGAACTGGCTACTGCTAAGTTCGTTGAAAGCGTTGACGTAGCAGTTAATCTGGGTATCGATGCTCGTAAATCAGATCAAAACGTACGTGGTGCAACTGTACTGCCTAACGGTACTGGTCGTACTGTACGTGTTGCTGTATTTACTCAGGGTGCTAACGCTGAAGCAGCAAAAGCTGCTGGCGCTGACCTGGTAGGTATGGATGATCTGGCTGAACAGATCAAACGTGGCGAAATGAACTTCGACGTAGTTATTGCTTCTCCTGATGCAATGCGCGTAGTTGGTCAACTGGGTCAAATCCTGGGCCCACGTGGTCTGATGCCAAACCCTAAAGTTGGTACTGTAACTCCTAACGTTGCTGAAGCAGTTAACAATGCAAAAGCGGGTCAGGTTCGTTACCGTAACGACAAGAATGGTATCATCCATTCTACTATCGGTAAGGTTGACTTCACCGAAGCTCAGTTGAAAGAGAACTTGGAAGCTCTGCTGGTTGCGCTGAAAAAAGCTAAACCATCTACTTCTAAAGGCCAATTCGTTAAGAAAGTTAGCCTGTCTACCACTATGGGTGCAGGTTTAGCTGTTGACCAGGCTTCTCTGGATACCAAAGCTGCTTAA
- the tuf gene encoding elongation factor Tu, whose product MSKEKFERTKPHVNVGTIGHVDHGKTTLTAAITNVLAKKFGGQARAFDQIDNAPEEKARGITINTSHVEYDTESRHYAHVDCPGHADYVKNMITGAAQMDGAILVVAATDGPMPQTREHILLGRQVGVPYIIVFLNKCDMVDDEELLDLVEMEVRELLSEYNFPGDDTPVIRGSALKALEGEAQWEEKILELAAALDSYIPQPERAIDKPFLLPIEDVFSIAGRGTVVTGRVERGIIKVGEEVSIVGLKETTKTTCTGVEMFRKLLDEGRAGENVGVLLRGTKRDDVERGQVLAKPGTITPHTKFESEVYVLSKEEGGRHTPFFKGYRPQFYFRTTDVTGTIELPEGVEMVMPGDNIKMVVTLIHPIAMDDGLRFAIREGGRTVGAGVVAKVIE is encoded by the coding sequence ATGTCTAAAGAAAAATTTGAACGTACAAAACCCCACGTTAACGTTGGTACCATCGGCCACGTTGACCACGGTAAAACTACTCTGACTGCTGCCATCACCAACGTGCTGGCTAAAAAATTCGGTGGTCAAGCGCGTGCATTCGATCAGATCGACAACGCACCAGAAGAAAAAGCACGTGGTATCACCATCAACACTTCACACGTTGAATACGATACTGAATCACGTCACTACGCACACGTAGACTGCCCAGGCCACGCTGACTATGTTAAAAACATGATCACTGGTGCTGCACAGATGGACGGCGCGATCCTGGTAGTAGCAGCGACTGACGGCCCAATGCCACAGACTCGTGAACACATCCTGCTGGGTCGCCAGGTAGGCGTTCCATACATCATCGTGTTCCTGAACAAATGTGACATGGTAGACGACGAAGAGTTGTTGGATCTGGTTGAGATGGAAGTTCGTGAACTGCTGTCAGAATACAACTTCCCAGGCGATGACACTCCAGTTATCCGTGGTTCTGCACTGAAAGCGCTGGAAGGCGAAGCTCAGTGGGAAGAGAAGATCCTGGAACTGGCTGCGGCACTGGATTCTTACATTCCACAACCAGAACGTGCGATCGACAAGCCATTCCTGCTGCCAATCGAAGACGTATTCTCAATCGCAGGCCGTGGTACAGTAGTAACTGGCCGTGTTGAACGCGGTATCATCAAAGTTGGTGAAGAAGTGTCAATCGTTGGTTTGAAAGAAACCACCAAGACCACTTGTACTGGCGTTGAAATGTTCCGTAAACTGCTGGACGAAGGTCGTGCAGGCGAGAACGTAGGTGTGTTGCTGCGTGGTACTAAACGTGATGACGTAGAACGTGGTCAAGTACTGGCTAAACCAGGTACAATCACTCCGCACACCAAATTCGAATCAGAAGTATACGTACTGTCAAAAGAAGAAGGTGGTCGTCACACTCCATTCTTCAAAGGCTACCGTCCACAGTTCTACTTCCGTACAACTGACGTGACCGGTACCATCGAACTGCCAGAAGGCGTAGAAATGGTAATGCCAGGCGACAACATCAAAATGGTAGTAACCCTGATCCACCCAATCGCGATGGATGATGGTCTGCGTTTTGCAATCCGTGAAGGCGGTCGTACCGTAGGCGCGGGTGTTGTTGCTAAAGTAATCGAATAA
- the rplL gene encoding 50S ribosomal protein L7/L12 produces the protein MSITKDQIIEAVAAMSVMDVVELITAMEEKFGVSAAAVAAGPAAAAEAVEEQTEFNVMLTAIGANKVAVIKAVRGATALGLKEAKDLVEAAPTAVKEAISKEEAEALKKELEAAGASVEIK, from the coding sequence ATGTCTATCACTAAAGACCAAATCATCGAAGCCGTTGCTGCTATGTCAGTAATGGACGTTGTAGAACTGATCACCGCTATGGAAGAGAAGTTCGGTGTTTCTGCTGCTGCTGTAGCTGCCGGCCCAGCCGCTGCTGCTGAAGCTGTTGAAGAACAGACTGAATTCAACGTTATGCTGACCGCTATCGGCGCTAACAAAGTAGCTGTAATCAAAGCTGTACGTGGCGCAACTGCGCTGGGTCTGAAAGAAGCTAAAGACCTGGTAGAAGCTGCTCCAACTGCAGTTAAAGAAGCAATCTCTAAAGAAGAAGCTGAAGCTCTGAAGAAAGAGCTGGAAGCTGCAGGTGCTTCTGTTGAGATCAAATAA
- the rplK gene encoding 50S ribosomal protein L11 has translation MAKKVSAYIKLQVKAGSANPSPPVGPALGQHGVNIMEFCKAFNARTDKLEKGAPTPVVITVYSDRSFTFETKTPPASYLLKKAADIKSGSSKPNKDKVGKVTHAQLLEIAKTKEPDMTGTDLEAKARCIAGSARSMGLVVEG, from the coding sequence ATGGCAAAGAAAGTTTCAGCCTATATCAAGCTGCAAGTTAAGGCCGGCAGCGCGAATCCAAGCCCACCAGTAGGTCCGGCTCTGGGTCAGCACGGTGTTAACATCATGGAATTCTGTAAAGCGTTCAACGCCCGTACAGACAAACTGGAAAAAGGCGCGCCTACTCCAGTTGTAATTACTGTATACAGTGACCGTTCTTTCACTTTCGAAACTAAAACTCCACCAGCTTCTTACTTGCTGAAGAAAGCTGCTGATATCAAGTCTGGCTCATCTAAGCCAAACAAAGATAAAGTGGGTAAAGTGACTCATGCTCAACTGCTGGAAATCGCCAAAACTAAAGAACCAGACATGACTGGTACTGATTTGGAAGCGAAAGCCCGCTGTATCGCTGGCTCTGCCCGTTCTATGGGCCTGGTAGTAGAGGGATAA